The window TCTTTCGTCGCGGCGACTCTGGGAGGGCTGGGGTCGCTGGTCGGCGCGGTCATCGGCGGCTTCGTGCTCGGCATCTTCGAAGCGTTCGGCATCTATGCGTTCGGCGATGCCGCGCGCCAGATCATCGTCTTCGTCATTCTGATCGTCGTGCTCATCGTTCGACCGGGCGGCCTGCTGGGCAAGATACCGCTGATCTCCAGCGAGCCGCTCACCGGTACCTTCCTCGGCAAGGGGCGGCCGCTGCGCATCCCCCGATGGGTGTGGGTGGCCGCCATCCTTGCCGGAGGAGTGGTCATCCCCCTCGTCGCGAACAACTACCTGCTCACGACCGGCACCCAGGTGCTCGTCTACGCCATCATCGCCGCCGGCTTCACCGTCACGGCCGGGCAGGCGGGGGTGCTCGCCCTGGGCCAAGCCGGGCCCATCGCGATCGGCGCCTACGCGTCGGCGATGCTGAGCGTCTACGTGCACATCCCGTTCTGGTTCGCGCTGCCGCTGGCGGGGCTGATCGCCGCGGTCATCGCCTCGGTGCTGGCATCGCCCATCTGGGGCGTCAAAGGCCACTACATCTCCATCGCGACGCTCGGCCTCGGCATCGCGATCGTCGCCGTCATCCAGCTGATCGTGCCGCAGGCCATCTACAACATCCCGGTCCCCTCGATCGGCGGCATCCCGTTGAACACTCCGCTGGCCTACTACCTCATCGACTTCGTGATCCTCATGCTGACGCTGCTGATCATGTGGCGGCTGCGTCGGTCGCATCTCGGGCGGGTGATCTCCTCGGTCGGCTCCGACGAGGTGGCGGCGCTCGCGTCGGGCGTGCGTGTGCGCGACTACAAGGCGCTCGCTTTCGCCGTCTCGGCGTTCTTCGCCGGCATCGGCGGCTCGCTGCTGGCGCACCAGTACACCTACATCGACACGACCATCTTCACGATGCTGATGTCGCTGCTGGTCGTGACGATCGTCATCCTCGGCGGCATCAGCCTGCCGTACGGCGCCGTGGTGGGATCGATCATCTTGATCGGGGCGATGGAGTTGCTGCGTTTCGCCCCGGAGTGGCGGATCATCGTCTACGGATTCGTGTTGATCCTCGTGGTGCGGTTCCGTCCGGGCGGGATCCTGGTGAGGAACTCATGAGCGACGCATTGCTGCAGGTGGACGACCTCGAGCGTCACTTCGAGGGGCTCAAGGCCGTCGGCGGCGTCTCGTTCCACGTCTCACCCGGCGAGGTGGTGTCGATCATCGGGCCGAACGGCTCGGGAAAGACCACGACTCTCAACCTCGTCACGGGCGCGCTGCGCCCGAACGCCGGCTCCATCTCCCTCGACGGCGTTCGCATCGATCGCGCACGCAGTGTCGACATCGCCGAGCACGGCATCGCGCGCACATTCCAAAACGGCCGTGTGTTCGCCACGCTGTCGGTCGCGGACAACATCGAGGTCGGCATCCATTCGACCCTTCGGGCGCACCGCCCGTTCCGCCGGCTCTCGCATCTGTTCCTGCTGCGCTGGATACCGCTGCTGGCCGAGTTGTTCGTCGCGATCTTCGGCACTCCGGCTGCCCGCCGCGAGCGCCGGAGCATCGACGCGATCGTCGAGACCGAGATCGATCGCTTCGAGGCGCGGCTCGGACCGCGGCGCGACGACCCCGCGTATTCGCTCAGTTATGCGAACCGGCGGCGCACCGAGATCGCCCGCGCGCTCGCTCTCAAGCCGAAGCTGCTCGTGCTCGACGAGCCCACCGCGGGCATGAACCAGTCCGAGACCGCCGAGGTGCTGGCGCAGCTTCTGCAGCTGAAGGCCGAAGGCCAGACGATCCTGCTCGTCGAGCACAAGCTCGACCTGGTCATGACCGTGTCGGATCGGGTGATAGTGATGGACGGCGGGCGAATCATCGCCGAGGGGGCACCGCAGGCTGTGCGCCGCGATCCTGCGGTGATCGAAGCGTACCTGGGCCGGCGACGGCACCTCGGTGGGGAGGACGCCCGATGACCGCTCTGCTCACGCTGGACGCTGTCGATGTGTACTACGGCCCCTTCCACGCCCTGCGAGGCGTGTCGATCGAGGTCGGCGAGGGTGAGATCGTCTCCCTGCTCGGCGGCAACGCCTCGGGCAAGTCCACGACGATGAAAACCATCCTGGGCCTGAACAAAGCCAAGTCGGGCGTCATCACCTTCGATGGCGCCGACATCACCCATCGCACCACGACAAAGCGCATCCGCGCCGGGATCGCCAGCGTTCCCGAAGCGCGTCGTGTGTTCCCTCAGATGACCGTGGATGAGAATCTGTACGCCGGCGCCCATACGCGGCGGGACCGCGCGGGCATCGCCGAAGACATCGAGCGGATGCGCACGTATTTCCCCCGACTGGCCGAACGTCGCCGGCAAGAGGCGGGGACGCTCTCCGGCGGCGAGCAGCAGATGCTCGCGTTCGCCCGGGCGCTGATGAGCCGGCCGCGCCTCATCTGCATGGACGAGCCCACCATGGGCCTGTCGCCGAAGCTCGTCGACCAGGTGCTCGACGAGATCGCCCGACTCAACTCCGAACTCGGCATCGCCGTGCTCCTGGTCGAGCAGCAGGCCGAGCTCGCCCTGTCGATCGCGAGTCGAGGGTACGTCCTCGCGACCGGCGAGATCGCCGTCACCGGTTCCGCTGCGGAACTGCTCGACGATCCGAGAATCCAGGAGGCGTACCTGGGAAAGAGCGGTGACCGATGACGGCACGACAAAGGCTGGGATTCTTCACGCGAGTGCTCGACGAGACGACGGCCGCCGAGCGCTACCGCCTCGCTCTCGAGCAGATCACCACGGCCGAGTCGGTGGGCTTCGACACCGCTTGGGTCGCGCAGCACCATTTCCACGAAGCCGAGGGTGGACTGCCCTCGCCGTTCGTGCTGCTCTCCCAGGCGGCACTGCTCACCTCACGTCTGGTGTTGGGCACGAGCATCATCACCCTTCCCCTGGAGGCGCCTCTGCGGGTCGCGGAGGATGCCGCGGTGCTCTCGCTGCTCTCCGGTGACCGCCTTGAGCTCGGGGTGGGCAGCGGGGGCACGCCCAGTTCCTTCCCTCCGTTCGGGCATGACCCGAAAGACCGCCCGGCGATCTTCGCCGAGCATCTGCGTCAGCTCGTCTCCGCGCTGCGCGGCGACATCCTCACCGACGATGGCGGCGCGCTGTATCCGGCCGCCCCGCAGCTGGTCGACACGCTCTGGCAGGCCACGTTCTCGTCCGAGGGCGCCGCGCGCATCGGCGCCGCCGGCTTCGGCCTGATGCTCTCCAAGACGCAGCCGCACACCACCGGCAGCGGCTTCGCAGCGCTCGGCGACACGCAGCGTCTCGTCGTCGACGCCTATCGAGAGAACCTGCCCGAGGGCGCCGAGCCCCGGGTGTTCGCCTCGCGCAACCTCGTGGTCGTCGAGGATGAGAGCACAGCTGAGCGCCTTCTCGAGCGAGGGATCGAGCGATCGCTGCCCGCAGCGCGGGCCCTGCACATCGACGTTCCCGCCGGCGCCGACAACCGCGAGCTGGCCGCCCTGTTCGACCTGCATGTGGGCACGCCCGCGCAGATCATCGCCGAGCTCGGCGAAGACCAGGTCGTGCGCGATGCGAGCGATGTCGTCTTCCAGACCCATCCGATCGATCCGCCGCACGAGGTGCTGCTGCGATCGCTCGAACTCATCGCGACCGAAATCGCCCCCGCGCTCGGCTGGAGCCGAGCCGCCGACGCCCAGGAGAACCATGACTGATCTCATCGACACCCTCGTCGGCATCGACGTGGGCAGCCCGCTCGATGCGCTGCGTGCCAAGCGTCCGGTCGCCCGCAGCGATGCGCAGACGACTTACGACGCCCTGATCACCGACCCCGGCGACCTGGCACGTGCCAGCGCCGTCGAGCGCGCCGCGATCGCGTTCTGGGTGGCGGCACTGAGCCGGGCCGAGCAGCTCGCGGCCAACTACCGCGGGCTGCTCGCTGATCTGGATCCGGCCGTGGCGACGTCCATCGACGACGCGCTCCCCGACGCGACAACGACGGGACCATACGGCACCTACCCCGCTGGACCCCTGAGCGCCGAAGACGAGGCGGGACTGCACTTCACCGCCTCGCCGGCCCTTCGTGATGCCGTCGGCACGCGGCTCGCAGCGGCCCTCGAACATGCGCATCTGCTCACCTTCCGGCCGCGGGATGCAAGCCCCGACGCCCTGCAGGCTCTGCTCGAGGCCGGGTGGAGCACCGACGGCATCGTGACAGTGTCGCAGCTCGTGGCCTTCATCCACTTTCAGCTCCGGGTCATCACCGGACTCACCGTCCTGAAGAAGGCGATCTGACATGACCGAGCACGTCATCCGCTACCCCGATCTCACACGCCCGAACGCTTTCACCCAAGAGGAGCTCGGCTGGGTGCCGTGGCTCGAACCCAAGCCCGAGAGCGAACTCACCGACGAGGATTACACCGCTCTCGTCGAGCGCTCGCGGGCGGCGAGCCCGTATTTCCGGCTGCTCGTGCGCGACCCGGTGGTGCTCGGGGCGCGCACCCGCGCCGACAACGACATCTTCTACAACACCGACGCGGGCCTGGCCCGAGCAGAGCGCGAACTCTCGGCCGCCACCACCTCACGGACGAATGGATGCCTCTTCTGTGCATCTGTGCACTCGCGGTTCGCCTCGCTTCAGGCGCCCTCCCGGCGCGATGACGTGCAGCGACTGCTCGATCTCGGCATCGACGGCGATCAAGACGAACGCTGGACCGCGATCATCGAGGCCGCAGCTGCCCTGACTGCGACGCCGTCGGCCTTCGGCCCCGCGCATGTCGAGGCGCTGCGCGCTGTGGGCCTCGACGACCAAGCGGTCGTCGATCTGATCCAGAGCGCGGCGTTCTTCAACTGGGCGAACCGGCTCATGCTCTCGCTGGGCGAGCCGACCCCGCCGACTGCCGCGTAGCGGCGCCGCCGCCGCGGACCGGCGACCCCGCGAAGCCAGGCGAAGCACCGTGAAGCCCGGCGAAGCACCCGCGAAGCACCAGGTTCGCAACCCCAGCGTGCAACAACTCAGTCTGGCCGCGCGCCCCGCGCCGGTCCGCCCGCTCCACGGCGCGAAAGCGCCCCCTGGGCACGCGCGCACAGACTGAGTACGTGCACGCCCTGCCAGACACCCGCCGACACGTTCGTGGGTCTCCAACCGCCCCCACCTGCTGGTCATGCTTTCCACGCCCGTACCGGCCATCGAGGCGACGAGCGAAGCGAGGAGTCGAAACGCGCGTCCGCCACCGCCTCTCCCGGGCCCACCGTGTCATAACTCAGTCTCGCCGCCCCGCCCCCGGCGCGCCCCGCGCGTGATTCCGCAGGGACTGCTCGCGGTGCGCGTCACCCAGACTGAATTGGTGCACGCCCCGCTCGGTAGCCGAGCGGAAGCTGCGTCCGCCACCGCCTCTCCCGGACCCACCGTGTCATAACTCAGTCTCGCCGCCCCGCCCCCGGCGCGCCCCGCGCGTGATTCCGCGGCGACTGCTCGCGGTGGGCGTGACCCAGACTGCATTGGTGCACGCCCCGCTCGGTAGCCGAGCGGAAGCTGCGGCCGCCGCCGCCTCTCCCGGACCCACCGTGTCATAACTCAGTCTCGCCGCCCCGCCCCGGCGCGCCTCGCGCGTGATTCCGCGGGGACTGCTCGCGGTGGGCGTGACCCAGACTGAGTTGGTGCACGCCCTGCTTGGTGGCCGAGGGCGTTCGCCCGCCGGGGCCCGCTGCGCTCCGCGCCGCGGACTAACCCCGCTGGCTGCCGCGTGGCGACGCCGCCGACCACCGACCGCCGCGAAGCCCCGGGTTCGCGGCGGTACCGTGCAACGACTCAGTCTGGCCGCGCGCCCCGTGCCGGTCCGCCAGCGCCACGGCGCGAACGCGCCCCCGGGGCACGTGCGCACAGACTGAGTACGTGCACGCCCTGCCAGAAACCCACCGACACGTTCGTGGCTTTCCAACCGCCCCGCCCGCTGGGCGTGCTTTCCACGCCTGTGCCCGGTCGAAAGGAACGTTCGGCTGCCGTCTCGACTCGCTGCGCGTGTGGATGAGCTATGCGCGTACCGAGGTGCGTCATGTCTGTGTTGAGATCTCCATGGCGCGCACCGCCCGGTGGACCCCCCGTTCGACTTCGTCGTCCGATCGCTCGTGCACAAGAGCGAACGCTATGACCTGAAGGGGGAATGAGGCGCGGAAGACTGCTGCTCGTGCGACGGTGTCCGGGTCGGCGAGATCTGAGACGAGATCCCACCCGTGCCAGCCTGCGAGGCTCGCGACATCTTCGGCGGGATCATCTTCTGCGGCCAGGTCCCAGTCCAGCACACCGGTCACGCGACCGCGCCGCCACAAGATGTTGGAGCCGGCGAGGTCCCCGTGATTCACCGTCAGGACGGGCGGCCTCAGGGCTGCCAGCGCCGAGATCCGCCGCAACGCCTCGCCGCGCACATGGGCCGGAAGGCGAGGTAAAACCTGCTCGATCATCACCTCGTGCCACGCGACCCCACCTGAAAAGGAGCGAGCCGGTGCCAGCCACTCACGTAGCGGGGCTGGGTCGAGAGAGTGGATCACATCAAGGAGGCCACGCAATGTATCGGCCTCGCCCGACCCGTGCGGGTGCGGTTCTCCGTCGAGGCGGCGTGTGGGAACAGCAACGATCTGACCGCGCGAGACAGGCTCACCCACGCTTCGCGGGACACCGAACGGCAACTCTGGGAGCCGATCCACCAGTGCCTGGGCGCGGCACAATTCGGCACCCGTTTTGGCATCCCGGGCGACGCGAACAGCGGTATCTGCAGCCAGCACCACGACGCTGCTGCTGCCCGACTCGATGAACTCCCATGTGTTGCGGTGGATGCCGCGAGAACACAGCGCATCTCGAACGACCGCTTCGATCAGGTCGTCATCTGGGCGGCGATAGCGCGTCTCCATCGTCATGCGATCAACGTATCGGAGCTCGCCGAGGAGGACATTGACCCCCTACCGAGATATCATTCTGATATGACAGAGGATCGCGGGCTCGGAGAGTTGATCCGTCGCGCTCGAATCGACGTCGGGCTCAGTCAGTATGAGTTGGCTGACCGAGCGGGGACCAGCCAATCTGCGGTTTCCGCGATCGAGAGCGGCGCACGGCCCGTGAGCGACGCGCTCGCACGGCGTCTGCTGGCTGCTGCGCAACTGCGCCCGAGCATTCCTGTGGAGCTGTATGCCGAGACGCTTCGCGCGCTCGCAGCCGACCATGGGTTGACTAATCTTCGCGTATTCGGCTCGATGGTGCGGGGTTTGGACCGGGCGGACAGCGATGTGGACATCGTCGCCACGCCGGCTCCGGGAGCTGATCCGCTTCGCATGTACGCGTTCTCGTCACATGCGGCTGACCTGCTCGGCTTTCCTGTCGATCTCGTGCTCGACGGCAGTCGCGGCGAAGCGATGGACGAGATCCTGGCGACGGCGGTTCCGCTATGACCGACGACGGCTCGAGCGAGGCCACGCCGTTCCGGGCGGCGCCTCGCAGTGATCGTGCAGCCTCCGCCACGCACCACGAGCGCGTCGACGAAGTGCGCGCCGCGATCGTCCGCCTCGGCGACCTGACGGTGTCAGATCTCGATGACAGATCGGGTGACACGATGCTGCGTGTCGAAGCGATCATCATTCGTGCGGCAGCACTGGTGGAACGACTGCCCGGTGAAGTGCGTGACAAGCTTGCGGTGGATGACGTCCGCGGGCTGACCGGCATTCGCAATGTCGTCGCACACGGGTACGGGCAGCTGGACCCTGAGATCACCGTAAGGGTGATCCACGCGTCGCTGCCGCGCGTTCTTGACGGCATCGACGCCGCACTCGGCGAGGGGTGAACAGCGTCACTTGAGCCGCTGAGACTCGAGGAGCACCAGGGCCCGCGCCGCCGCGCGTCAGTGTGCCGGCTGCGCCCCGGTCAGGAATTCCTTCGCGATGGGGCCGGCGGTGTCGGCTCCGCTCTCGCCCGTGTCGACGAAGACGGTCACGGCGAGGTCATCTTGGGCGGCGACCATCCACGCGTGGACCAGAGTCTTGCCGTCTCGGGTGAACTCGGCAGTGCCGGTTTTGGCGATGACGGGCGTGCCGGGCACGTCCTTCAGCCCGACGGCGGTGCCATCGACCACCGGCTGGCGGAAGATGGCCTTCAGCTGCCGGGCCTCATCGGCGCTCAAGGGCGTCACCCCGTCTGGTACCTTCGCCGGCTGCGAAGCAACCAGCATCGGCACGACGGTGTGCCCGGCTTGGATCGAGGCGATCCCGGCCGCCATGGCCACCGGCGAGGCGAGCACCTTGCCCTGCCCGATCACCGCAGCGGCGGCCTCGGTATCGGATGCCGCCTGCGGAATCTGGCCCGGAAAGCTGTCGATGCCCGGAACCTTGGCGATGCCGAAGCCCAGGCTCTGCGCGGCCGCGGTGACATCGCCGATCTTGCTGCGGGCGTTGATCATCGCCGTGTTGCACGACTGGGCGATCGCCGTCTGCAAGGGAATCTTGCCGACGGCCGACGAGGGGTACCACGAGTCGTTCACGAACCGATAGCCGTCGACGACGGCGTCTTGCGTGCAGTCGAGCTTCGAGTCAGGAGTCAGTCCGGCACGCAGGAGTGCGAGCGCATCGAACATCTTGAACGTCGACCCGGGCGGCACCTGCCCGGCCAGGGCCGCGTCGAACGCGCCCGTTCCCGACCCGTTCGCCGCCGCCAGGATCGCGCCATCGCTCGGCCGGATCGCCACCAGGGCGCTGGCCGGACCGATGTCGTGCAGCGTCGTCTCCGCCAGGGTCTGCAGGCGTTCGTCGAGGGTCGTCTGCAGTGGCGCCCCCGGCTTCGGCTCGGCCGTGAAGAGCGTCGTGGCGTCGCCACTGGCGGGCACCCGGCTGATCTCCACCCCGGGAGTCCCGCGCAATTCGCTGTCATAACGCTGCTCCAGGCCGCTGAGGCCGACGGTGTCGGTGGCCTGGTATGTGCCCGGGTTCTTCTCCATGATCTCTGCGGTGACCGGACCGACCGAGCCCAACAGCGCACCGGCGAAGCCCCGGTACGGTCCGAGCTGCTGAGAGCTCGATACCGCCAGGGCGCCGGGAATGTCAGACAAATCGGCAGCCGCCGAGGGGACCGCGGCTTTTCGGTAGGTGATCGCCTCGACGAACTGCTTTTCGCCGCCGGATTTCACGCGCGCCGCGAAGTCGTCGGCGTCGACTCCGACCACTTTCGCCAGCGCCCCCGCCGAGGTCACCGCCTGGTCGGCTGTGACGTGGCTCTTGTCGATGCCGAAGATCACGACCGGCCGGCTCGTGATCAGGGGGCTGCCATCGCCGCCGAGGATGTCGGCACGCTCGGGCGCATGGGTCGTGACGCGCAGCACGTCACCGGCGACGAGGTCGCCCTGGATGACCGCCGGCGCCCAGTCGACGTACCACTTGTCGGACTTCTTCGTGGTCGTGACCGTCGTCGTGTAGGTCCAGTTCTCGCCGCCTGTGGGCCAGCTCCAGTGCACGAGGGAGGTGCCGCGGTCGTCCTCGACCTTCGGCGCGTCGATCTTCACGGTGGGCTTCATCTTGTTCAGGCCCGCCACGATGTCTGCGTACTCCGTGCCCACCTGCTGCACCGACGCCCCGTTCAGCAATACATGGCTGAAGTCTCCGGACACGAGCGCGTCACGCAGTGCCGTCGTCTCCGGCTGATCCGTGAAGCTGCATGCCGACAGCGACGAGGCGAGCACACACATGATCGCAGCCGCAACCAGTCGCACGGTCCAACGGGACGCAGAGTTCTTCGGCATATGGGTAATGCTTGTGCAGCGGCTCATCCTAAGTCAAAACCCGACGCCGCTGCCGGCCACCAGCCACCCGAGCCACAGGCCCAGGGCCGCCGCGCCCAGTGCGACCACCAGCATCCCGAACGCGTTGCCCACGGCGGCGCGCCAGCGCCCTTCCTGGGCGAGCCGCACCGTCTCGTAGCTGGCGGTCGAGAACGTCGTGTACCCACCGATCAAGCCGGTTCCGAGCACGACCGCCCACGGGCCGAGCCCCGCGCCCAGCGCCGTGACGAAGCCCAGCACGAGCGACCCTGACACGTTGATGACGGTCGTTCCCAGCGGATACGCCACACGCACGGCCCTCTTCATCGCCCCGTCGAGCACCATGCGGCACGCGGCGCCCACCCCGCCGGCGAGTGCAACAACCAGCGCGAGCCACACGCCCGTCACGAGTCAGGTTCCGCGACGCCGCGGGCACGTGAGCTGCGCGCGCCCAAGAGAATGCCGGCGATGGATGCCGCGGCTCCGACGAGCACTGTCGCCACGGCATACACGATCCCGGGCCAGACGTCCCCGGTCACGAACAACCCATCGGTGCCCACCGCGAAGGTCGAGTAGGTGGTGAACCCGCCCAGCACACCGGTGCCGGCGAACAGGCGCATGGCACGGCGGCGTCCGGCGTCGGGGCCCCCACGCGCGAGGAACTCCAACAGCCACCCCAGGATGAACGCCCCCACCACGTTGATGAGGAAGATGGGCCACGGCATCCCACCCCACTCGGGCAGGGTGATCGACAGCAGGTAGCGTGCGAGCGTACCCAGAAAGCCTCCGACCACGACCAGACCGACCGACGACCAACGCAGATGCACCGGGCGGGTCGTGGCCGAGGCGGTCACGCGACGTCCCACGGAAGGGGCTCGTCGTCGGCGATCGGCTTGAGCGGCACCACGAGCACCGGGCGATGCTGCCGATGGGCGAGGTGGCTGGCCACCGACCCCTGGAAGAACTCGCGCAAGGTCTCGCGCATGGATGCCTCACGGGTGCCGACCACGATGTATCGGGCGTTGACGACCTCGGCGAGGTGGCCGAGCGCGCGCCCGGGATCGCCCGCGAGTTCGCGGCCGGTCCACTCCACACCGCTGCCGGTGAGCACATCGTCGATGTGCCCGGCAAGCGACGCGTCGAACTCGCCCTCACGCTCGTCGGGCAGATCGGGGTCGATCGACCGGGTCAGCGCCGAGCCGTCGAGCCGCTCACCGACGGTGAACCGCTCGAGGTCGACGTGTGCACAGACGAGGTCGAGACCGAGGTCGCGTGCCAGGCGTGCTGCTTCGCGCAACACGGCATCGGGCAAGCCCTTCTGCACTCCGACGAGGATCGTGCCTTCGGTCATGGGGTCCTTCCTCATTCGCGCTCCTGTCTGGCCGCAGACGTGCGGCGATCAAGACAGGGACCGTTGTCGGCGGCGCCGAGGTTGTTCGCGGTGAGCCCCACCACCGCCTGAGTCCAGTGTGCCACAGCGGCTCAGTGCGCATGCCCGACGGCGGCGACCACGCCGCGCACGGTGCGCTCGAGAAAGCCGACGATCTCGTCGACGGGGTGGTCTGCCTCCACGGCCAGCTCGACGAGCACCTCTTCGGCGAAGCCCACCCAGGAGCGCACGGCCACGCGCAGCAGCTCGGTTTCGTCGGTGCCCAGTTCGAGGAAGACCTCCAGCAGCCGGCGTGCGTTCTCATCGCGCGACTGGTCGATGACCTCACGAATGGCGGGGTCGCCGCTGGCGACGCCGCGCACGAGCGAGTAGAAGGTGCCGCGGTGTTCGCGCACGAAGATGACGATGCGGGTGAGGGTGTCATGCAGCCGCTCGGGTGCGGCCAGTTCGGGCCGTGGCTCGCTTGCCCGCAGCAGACTGTCGCGCGCGGTGAGCACGACGTCGTGGTGCAGTCCCTGCCGCGAGCCGAAGTAATGGAAGACCAGCCCGCGTGACACGCCGGCCTGCACCGAGAGCTCGTCGATGGTGAGCTCATCAAGCGGGTGCTCGGCGAGGTAGTTGACGCCGAGGGCGACAAGTTGCGCGCGGCGCTCGTCGGGCGTCAGCCGGCGGCGGCGATCGGCGGACATGAAAGAAGACTAATCCCCGTTCTTATTGACTGGTGGTCAATAACTCTTAGGCTCGGTGGGGTGCGCAGCAACGATGCCGCGCCGTGATCCAGGAGGCCTCGATGTCGTTTCGTTCCTTCGCCCGCTCGCACACCGGGCGGGTCGTTCTCACCGCCGTCCCCGTCGCCGCCGCTGTCACACTGCTGACGACCGGGGTCGCCCAGGGTGCGGTGCCCGTCTCGTTCGCGGTGTCGGGCACGCAGTTTCAGATCAGCGCCTCGCAGCTGAACGGCACCGGGTTCTCGCAGTACGCGGGTGTCGCGCAAGACACCGAGGGAGCGAACCACGCCGTGGCGATCGCGAACATCAAGTCCGCGACCCTGACCGATCTGTGCCAGTCGGTCATCACCGACACCCCTCTGGGCAAGGTCGGGCTGCTCATCACCGCCGGCGGCGGAAAGACCCCGGCGACG is drawn from Microbacterium protaetiae and contains these coding sequences:
- a CDS encoding fluoride efflux transporter FluC, with protein sequence MTGVWLALVVALAGGVGAACRMVLDGAMKRAVRVAYPLGTTVINVSGSLVLGFVTALGAGLGPWAVVLGTGLIGGYTTFSTASYETVRLAQEGRWRAAVGNAFGMLVVALGAAALGLWLGWLVAGSGVGF
- a CDS encoding fluoride efflux transporter FluC, which codes for MTASATTRPVHLRWSSVGLVVVGGFLGTLARYLLSITLPEWGGMPWPIFLINVVGAFILGWLLEFLARGGPDAGRRRAMRLFAGTGVLGGFTTYSTFAVGTDGLFVTGDVWPGIVYAVATVLVGAAASIAGILLGARSSRARGVAEPDS
- a CDS encoding universal stress protein, yielding MTEGTILVGVQKGLPDAVLREAARLARDLGLDLVCAHVDLERFTVGERLDGSALTRSIDPDLPDEREGEFDASLAGHIDDVLTGSGVEWTGRELAGDPGRALGHLAEVVNARYIVVGTREASMRETLREFFQGSVASHLAHRQHRPVLVVPLKPIADDEPLPWDVA
- a CDS encoding TetR/AcrR family transcriptional regulator, producing the protein MSADRRRRLTPDERRAQLVALGVNYLAEHPLDELTIDELSVQAGVSRGLVFHYFGSRQGLHHDVVLTARDSLLRASEPRPELAAPERLHDTLTRIVIFVREHRGTFYSLVRGVASGDPAIREVIDQSRDENARRLLEVFLELGTDETELLRVAVRSWVGFAEEVLVELAVEADHPVDEIVGFLERTVRGVVAAVGHAH
- a CDS encoding DUF6230 family protein; translation: MSFRSFARSHTGRVVLTAVPVAAAVTLLTTGVAQGAVPVSFAVSGTQFQISASQLNGTGFSQYAGVAQDTEGANHAVAIANIKSATLTDLCQSVITDTPLGKVGLLITAGGGKTPATASDLQIGMTGLKGDSEFGDIRIGVDASTVNTKAKGAAGDFAQDADTVKITNLEQTAWSTQASVFTLSGMTMKLTDGSKGCF